One region of Mycolicibacterium insubricum genomic DNA includes:
- a CDS encoding mycofactocin-coupled SDR family oxidoreductase, which translates to MGRVQGKVAFITGAGRGQGRSHALRLAEEGADVIAVDICEDIPTIGYPMASQEDLDETAKLVEKTGRRIVAVKADVREAAQLKAALDAGLAEFGKLDIVVAQAGVAAMKGKPAMQAWTDGINTNLIGTINAIQVALPHLGEGASIIATSSAAALMDAHSKPNPGGDPGGMGYMVSKRMIAEYVHYLATELAVRGIRANVIHPTNCNTDMLQSPPMYQSFRPDLENPTRADAEPVFAVQQAMRVPYVDPEDISNAVLWLASDESRFVTGMQLRVDAGGYLKWYDYHV; encoded by the coding sequence GTGGGACGCGTTCAGGGCAAGGTCGCATTCATCACCGGCGCGGGGCGCGGCCAGGGTCGTAGCCACGCATTGCGGCTGGCCGAAGAGGGTGCCGACGTCATCGCCGTCGACATCTGCGAGGACATCCCGACCATCGGCTACCCGATGGCCTCCCAGGAAGACCTGGACGAGACCGCCAAGCTAGTGGAGAAGACCGGCCGCCGCATCGTGGCGGTCAAGGCCGATGTCCGCGAGGCCGCCCAGCTCAAGGCTGCGCTGGATGCCGGACTGGCCGAGTTCGGCAAGCTGGACATCGTGGTGGCCCAGGCCGGTGTCGCGGCGATGAAGGGCAAGCCCGCCATGCAGGCTTGGACCGACGGCATCAACACCAACCTGATCGGCACCATCAACGCCATCCAGGTCGCGCTCCCCCACCTGGGCGAGGGCGCCTCGATCATCGCCACCTCGTCCGCCGCGGCCCTGATGGACGCGCACAGCAAGCCCAACCCCGGTGGCGACCCGGGCGGCATGGGCTACATGGTCTCCAAGCGGATGATCGCCGAGTACGTACACTACCTGGCCACCGAGCTGGCCGTGCGCGGTATCCGGGCCAACGTCATCCATCCCACCAACTGCAACACCGACATGCTGCAGAGCCCGCCGATGTACCAGTCTTTCCGACCCGACCTGGAGAACCCGACCCGCGCCGACGCCGAGCCGGTCTTCGCCGTCCAGCAGGCCATGCGGGTGCCCTACGTCGACCCGGAGGACATCAGCAACGCGGTGCTGTGGCTGGCGTCGGACGAATCGCGCTTCGTCACCGGCATGCAGCTGCGCGTCGACGCGGGTGGCTACCTGAAGTGGTACGACTACCACGTCTGA
- a CDS encoding cytochrome P450: MSIDDASVADAKPAPYHFDRHSPQYRLQFESITEDMHAKCPMAWTETYGGHWVAAGSKEVFELARCPAVSNDHDVTGEGTGYQGISIPVASRASYVRGGILEMDEPEHSNYRGVMNPYLSPAAIKRWVPFVDEITRAAIDEKIETGHIDFVEDLANVVPAVLTLAMMGVDLKKWKVYSEPTHASVYTPEDSPDRERINEMHREMGLDIVKAMVEVKENPRPGLVSALVHAEIDGKPAPEIEILGNLGLVIGGGFDTTTALTAHSLEWLGEHPEERKRLSEERDTLLAPATEEFLRFFTPAPGDGRTFSADTEFEGFQFKEGERLWLSWAMANRDPEVFEDPNEIVLDRKGNRHFSFGLGVHRCAGSNVARTVFKSMLTAVLDRMPDYVCDPEGAVHYDTIGVIQGMRHLPATFTPGKRLGPGLDETLANLQRICDEQELARPITERKEIAVIDWK; this comes from the coding sequence GTGAGCATCGACGATGCCAGCGTCGCCGACGCCAAGCCCGCCCCGTATCACTTCGACCGGCACAGCCCGCAGTACCGCCTGCAGTTCGAGTCCATCACCGAGGACATGCACGCCAAGTGCCCGATGGCCTGGACCGAGACCTACGGCGGGCACTGGGTGGCGGCCGGCAGCAAGGAAGTGTTCGAACTCGCCCGCTGCCCCGCGGTCTCCAACGATCACGACGTCACCGGTGAGGGCACCGGCTACCAGGGCATCAGCATCCCGGTAGCCAGCCGCGCCTCCTACGTGCGCGGCGGGATTCTGGAGATGGACGAACCCGAGCACAGCAACTACCGCGGGGTGATGAACCCATACTTGTCGCCGGCCGCCATCAAGCGCTGGGTGCCGTTCGTCGACGAGATCACCCGCGCCGCGATCGACGAGAAGATCGAGACCGGGCACATCGACTTCGTCGAGGACCTGGCCAACGTGGTGCCCGCGGTGCTGACGCTGGCGATGATGGGCGTCGACCTGAAGAAGTGGAAGGTCTACAGCGAGCCGACGCACGCGTCGGTGTACACCCCGGAGGATTCCCCGGACCGCGAGCGCATCAACGAGATGCACCGCGAGATGGGCCTGGACATCGTCAAGGCGATGGTCGAGGTAAAGGAGAATCCGCGGCCCGGTCTGGTCAGCGCCCTGGTGCACGCCGAGATCGACGGCAAGCCCGCGCCGGAGATCGAGATCCTGGGCAACCTCGGTCTGGTCATCGGTGGCGGCTTCGACACCACCACCGCTTTGACCGCGCATTCCCTGGAGTGGCTGGGCGAGCATCCCGAGGAACGCAAGCGGCTCTCCGAAGAACGCGACACCCTGCTGGCCCCGGCCACCGAGGAGTTCCTGCGGTTCTTCACCCCCGCCCCCGGCGACGGCCGGACCTTCTCCGCCGACACCGAGTTCGAGGGTTTCCAGTTCAAGGAAGGTGAGCGGCTGTGGCTGTCCTGGGCGATGGCCAACCGTGACCCGGAAGTCTTCGAGGACCCCAACGAGATCGTCCTGGACCGGAAGGGCAACCGGCACTTCAGCTTCGGACTGGGTGTGCACCGCTGCGCCGGCTCGAACGTGGCCCGCACGGTGTTCAAGTCCATGCTGACTGCCGTCCTCGACCGGATGCCGGACTACGTCTGCGACCCCGAGGGCGCCGTGCACTACGACACCATCGGCGTCATCCAGGGCATGCGCCACCTGCCCGCCACCTTCACCCCCGGCAAACGCCTCGGCCCCGGCCTCGACGAAACCCTGGCCAACCTCCAGCGCATCTGCGACGAACAGGAACTCGCCCGGCCCATCACCGAACGCAAAGAGATCGCCGTGATCGACTGGAAGTAG
- a CDS encoding ferredoxin, translating into MKVWVDRDKCQGHTLCAMIAPDSFVLDDVDGHSTAINEIVPDDQQDAVREAAHSCPEQAIIIE; encoded by the coding sequence ATGAAGGTATGGGTTGACCGCGACAAGTGCCAGGGACACACCCTGTGCGCGATGATCGCCCCCGACTCATTCGTCCTCGACGACGTTGACGGTCACTCCACCGCCATCAACGAGATCGTGCCCGACGATCAGCAGGATGCGGTGCGCGAGGCCGCCCACTCCTGCCCCGAGCAGGCAATCATCATCGAATAG